In Acidisarcina polymorpha, the DNA window GATCTTATGGTTTGACGGAGAGCGGGCTGCGAAGGCTGATTCGGAAATCCTACGAGCTGCTGGGGTTGATCAGCTTTTTCACGGTGGGCGAGGATGAGTGCCGTGCCTGGACGGTGCCCGTGAATAGCCGCGCGCAGGAAGCGGCGGGGGCGATCCATTCTGATCTCGAAAAGCATTTCATCCGGGCCGAGACAATCCATTGGGACACGCTGCTGGCTGCGGGCTCAGAAGCGGTGGCGCGAAGCCAGGGGACGCTTCGTCTCGAGGGCAAGGATTATCGCGTACAGGACGGAGATGTCATGCATATTCGTCATAGTGGTTAGGGACACATCGGATTTACTCCAACTCGCGATGACAGTTGCACCTGGACGTTGCAATCAAAGGTTTAGGTCAGGAGAGCGCGAAAGATGATTATCGGCGTACCCAAGGAAGTCAAAGACCATGAATCGCGGGTGGGAGTTACGCCCGCCGGCGTGAAGGCACTGGTCGAAACCGGCCACACTGTTCTGGTTGAGACCCAGGCGGGAGAGCTCTCGGCCTTCCCCGACGATGATTACCAGGGGGCTGGCGCCGAAATCGTCGGATCCGCCCACAATGTATGGGGACTTGCGGAGATGATCGTCAAGGTCAAGGAACCCATCCAAAAGGAATATGTCTTCTTCCGCGAAGGGCTGGTGCTTTTCACCTACCTTCACCTCGCTCCGTTGCAGGAGTTGACGCAGAATTTGCTGGACAAGAAGGTGATCGGGATCGCCTATGAGACGATCCGCGATAAGGCCGGCACCCTGCCTCTGCTGACGCCGATGTCGGAGGTGGCGGGCCGGATGTCGGTGCAGGTGGGTGCGACTTTTCTGCAGAAGGAGTATGGCGGACGCGGCGCATTGCTGGGAGGAGTCCCGGGTGTTCCGCCGGCGGATGTATGCATCATCGGCGGCGGCATCGTTGGCACAAACGCAGCAAAGATAGCTTTGGGCATGGGGGCGAAGGTCACCATCGTCGATGTGAATCTCAACCGGCTGCGAGATCTGGATGACATCTTCAATGGGCGGCTGTATACGCTGGCGTCGAATTCGTACAACGTGGCGAGAGCGGTGCAGCAGGCCGATCTCGTGATCGGCGGGGTGTTGATTCCAGGCGCAGCGGCGCCGAAGATCGTGACCGCAGAGATGGTCGCGAAGATGAAGAAGGGCGCAGTGATCGTCGACGTGGCGATCGACCAGGGTGGATGCATTGAGACGGCACGGCCGACGACGCATAGTGATCCCTCGTACCTGGTGAATGGCGTGGTGCACTACTGCGTGACCAACATGCCGGCAGCGGTGCCGAATACGTCGACGCTGGCATTGACTAACGCGACCTTCCCGTACGTCTTGAAATTGGCCCAGAATGGCGCGCGAGCCGCGATCGCACAGGACGGCGGCATCGCCGAAGGAGTCAATACGTGGCTGGGATCATTGACTTATGAGGGCGTCGCACGTTCGCAAGAGCGGGAGTTTACACCGGTGCGAGAGCTGATCTACTAACTCGGCCCTGTTAACAGATCTAGCCGGTTCGCTGCAACGTTTATCTGCGAT includes these proteins:
- the ald gene encoding alanine dehydrogenase encodes the protein MIIGVPKEVKDHESRVGVTPAGVKALVETGHTVLVETQAGELSAFPDDDYQGAGAEIVGSAHNVWGLAEMIVKVKEPIQKEYVFFREGLVLFTYLHLAPLQELTQNLLDKKVIGIAYETIRDKAGTLPLLTPMSEVAGRMSVQVGATFLQKEYGGRGALLGGVPGVPPADVCIIGGGIVGTNAAKIALGMGAKVTIVDVNLNRLRDLDDIFNGRLYTLASNSYNVARAVQQADLVIGGVLIPGAAAPKIVTAEMVAKMKKGAVIVDVAIDQGGCIETARPTTHSDPSYLVNGVVHYCVTNMPAAVPNTSTLALTNATFPYVLKLAQNGARAAIAQDGGIAEGVNTWLGSLTYEGVARSQEREFTPVRELIY